The Candidatus Poribacteria bacterium genome contains the following window.
GATCCTCGTTGGTATCCGGGCGTATGCCGTTCGACGGGATCTCATTGCCTATAACAGCAGACTCCTCGATTACGTGCATAAAGGTGGCAACCTCATCGTTCAATATCAGACCCCAGAGTTTGATGCGGCACCTTTTGGTCCCTATCCTTACACGATGGGCAGACGACCGGAGGAGGTCTCCGAAGAGGATGCACAGGTAACGATTTTGATGCCAGGCAATCCCATTTTCCACCATCCCAATCAGATTACAGCGGCTGATTTCGATGGGTGGGTCGAGGAGCGCGGTTCTAAATTCCTCACCGAATGGGACGCAAACTATCAGGCACTCCTCACATGCAATGACCGAGAGCAGGAGTCGCAACACGGCGGATTCCTCACCGCGAAATACGGACAAGGGACTTACACTTATGCCGCTTACGCCTTTTATCGGCAACTTCCAGCCGGTATAGCGGGAGCATATCGCTTGTTCGTCAACATGCTGGTGCTTCGGTAGGAGGGAACTCCGATTCCCGACAATATTAGTTATCGGCGATCAGAAACCTTCAGTGCTCAGCAAAGAAGGATTCTTTCCAAGAGCGGGTGAATTGTTACGAACACCCTCTTACCGACCGCCGACTGCTAACTGCCGATTGCCATTCTTGTAGGAGGGAACTCCGATTCCCAACATCTTGTAGGAGGGGAAACACCCCAGCAAAAACACTCTGGTTCCCGACTCTCACGCTAAGCATTTTCCCAAGGTGCCACATCGCCAACGGGCGGTGGTGCTGGGAAACGGCTTTCGACATCGATAGGTCTCCTCGCATCAGACGATTCGATGATCCGTTCACACACTTCTAATGCGTGCCGTGCTTGCGCGCCGTTACAACGCGGGTTCCGGTCAGATCTAATTGCATCCGCGAAATCCGCAACGCCTTTGCCCCAATCCAATCCCGTAAAGGCTTTCGGTGGCGAGGGTTCATCTTGCCATCGGTCTTGCGGTGTGAACTTTTGGATACCGCGTCCATCGTCGTGTGCTTGAAGCGAGAACCCACCTGCAGTGCCGTGGATTTCGTAAGGCGGAATCCCAGAAGCAACCGTGAAACTGTGATAGATGAGTCCGTGGGCTCCGTTCTCGAATTCGAGCACAGCGAATCCGTGATCCTTCTCATTCACCTCAAATTCAGTCCCTTTCCGCGGTCCTTGGTGCAGCATCCGTTTTGGGACTGCAACTCGTGCGAAGCCATGCACCGTTTTGACCGGGGCGATCATCGTCGTCATCGCAGTGAGCGGGTAAGGCGCGACATCTCGGAAGGGACCGGCATGCATGATGAAAGCGTCTGCGTTCGGGTGCCAGTGTTCCAACGGACCGCCGAAGTTGCCAATCGCGGAAATCACATCACCGATTTCGCCCTCACGAATCCGTTGCCAGACGTTCTGCTGAACATAGCCGAGAATCGCCGATGGCGCACATGCCAGTTTTAACCCCATCGCTTCCGCTGTTTCCACGAGTTCATTCGCCTCATCGGTTCGGATAGAAATCGGTTTCTCAGAGTAGACGTGTTTCCCTGCTTTCAGTGCTGCTAATGAAACCGGATAGTGAGAGATGTGAATTGTCAAATTCACAATCGCTTCTACATTCGGATCGTTCAGCACTTCCTCAAGTGATTTGTAGACGTGTCCGCCATTGCGTTCTGCCAATGCTGAGGCGCGTTCCGCATCTTGGTCATAGTAGCCAACCAATTCAATAAGATGTGGGTACGCTTGGCATCGTGGCTGGTAGCCTCCCGCCGCTATCATACCACATCCAACAATCACCGTCCGGAGTGGAGTCGTATTAGACATTCAATGTTCTCCTTGTTGTGTATCAATTTTATCACGATGTCCGAGATACAAAGTCTATCAGATTCAAGCATTCCTTTCAAGTCTATACTGTGAGTGAATCGGGATATTATAGTAAAATCCAAAAATATGTTTACAGTTTGTCAGGGAACAAACACCCCACCCCCGCTGGCGAGGATTGTATCCTCGCCCATCTTTGAGTGTATAATCCCTTTTCTATCTGCTAACTTCCTATCTTGTTCCTCAAGTGGACGATCAATGTGATCTGGTATCTCATCGTCGTATCCATACCATTTGGGTATATCTACAACGGAGTAGCAACCCGTCTCTTGTGGATCCTGATGTGCTAACATGTGTATAATCGTTTCTAAGTAAAGATCAGGGTATTTATCCATCCATGAGAGCAGATAGGAAGCACCCATTGGCGAAAGAATTGTTACATTATCACCTGCGCCCCGCAACCCCTTGTAGAGCTCTGGGCATTTTTCATAAACTTCAACAGTGTCACTATAAAGTACTTCATCACTATGCCAATAACGTACCTGAAGCATT
Protein-coding sequences here:
- a CDS encoding Gfo/Idh/MocA family oxidoreductase, which produces MSNTTPLRTVIVGCGMIAAGGYQPRCQAYPHLIELVGYYDQDAERASALAERNGGHVYKSLEEVLNDPNVEAIVNLTIHISHYPVSLAALKAGKHVYSEKPISIRTDEANELVETAEAMGLKLACAPSAILGYVQQNVWQRIREGEIGDVISAIGNFGGPLEHWHPNADAFIMHAGPFRDVAPYPLTAMTTMIAPVKTVHGFARVAVPKRMLHQGPRKGTEFEVNEKDHGFAVLEFENGAHGLIYHSFTVASGIPPYEIHGTAGGFSLQAHDDGRGIQKFTPQDRWQDEPSPPKAFTGLDWGKGVADFADAIRSDRNPRCNGAQARHALEVCERIIESSDARRPIDVESRFPAPPPVGDVAPWENA